The following coding sequences lie in one Hippoglossus hippoglossus isolate fHipHip1 chromosome 14, fHipHip1.pri, whole genome shotgun sequence genomic window:
- the emsy gene encoding BRCA2-interacting transcriptional repressor EMSY isoform X8 — MPMIQLEKPVLTGTMPVVWPTILDLGRDECKRILRKLELEAYAGVISALRAQGDLTKEKKDLLGELTKILGISTERHRAEVRRAVNDERLTTIAYHMSGPNSSSEWSIEGRRLVPLLPRLVPQTAFTVTANAVASATANQNASLLLPAETGNKEVVVCYSYTSTTCTSTNATSTSGAMGAAVKSPRPPSPSSNVVVLPSGSTVYVKSVSCSDEDEKPRKRRRTNSSSSSPVMLKEVSKISPQVSKSITVPMGSSPKMSNIMQSIANSLPPHLSPVKITFTKPTIQTTNTTTQKVIIVTTSPSSNFVPNILSKSHAHNNAALSKLGASTMLTAPTQKQTVVFPSTNPNTIAVTSVVSSSPSVVMSTVAQLFTAVGSGSAGVKVASARLPSPKTLVGSPTQILAQFSKQHSPKHLQQGSPLGVAGIGQTQTTSCLTGTKPTIQIKQESGVKIITQQVQPSKILPKPSSVALSGSSSSPIMVVSSNGAIMTTKLVTQPTASQGTYTRPTVGTNIGARITASGGGATYVKTTSGSIITVVPKSLATLGGKIISSNIVSGTTTKITTIPMTSKPNVIVVQKTTGKGATIQGLPGKNVVTTLLNAGGEKSLQAVQGTKPAIITASRPITKMIVTQPKGLSAGSVATATKIIPTKIVYGQQGKTQVLIKPKPVFQTAVVSEQTRQLVTETLQQVTRAAEVGHVLASCSDGSTKDEVASFTEASSLAGEASHGSVQEMHPVVHVLSSREQDWTEQEVSVESTPTIIYQEVTAGESQSATSTIKALLELQQITVKEKGEAKLRQHTIDLSQLAVPIQLTQEKRPSAESPRPSTSEAEPSTEFLATGKVSRVGEDHNFKPAAVSAAAAAAAASHVSHMASESKTVLEVGDLEGDTLDPQTGLFYRSSQPAADPVKPTSSSVGAQPPPLSQAEAEQSRHTSTSAQVPPPPPPPQLQSKPQMSQPSSSSTAFPSTPPLTKKLPKLREQTLPKPQTLTQSPKDRPLPAPAQLVAKVVTPSPPTKLLVTPQLPKLQQAPTSHHRPLHTPMSHPPPLQAHHPVSTEKTVSSQQPIITQSATVTKITFGSSHHSSPVFSSAEATAKLVPESSSGPPGAKPSVSDILKISMMEAEIDPSTEPMVVDSSSDCGPLGKALAVQAVSGTLDSGQFISSSGAAMHHSHAKTQQFSCMPGLTAQRSKADLEVIEVIPQYSILPDSSQSNVVVEPSGFLEITNYTSQQLEEDSPMEQEVDSSNDEAAAASPPDQP; from the exons CCCATGATTCAGCTGGAGAAGCCAGTGCTGACTGGTACCATGCCAGTGGTATGGCCCACCATCCTTGACCTGGGCAGGGATGAGTGCAAAAGAATTCTCCGTAAACTGG AGCTGGAGGCCTACGCCGGGGTTATCAGCGCACTGAGAGCCCAGGGAGACCTGACCAAGGAGAAAAAGGATCTTCTAGGAGAACTCACTAAAATCCTCGG AATCTCAACTGAGCGCCATCGTGCAGAAGTTCGCCGGGCTGTCAATGATGAGCGCCTCACTACAATTGCTTATCA CATGTCCGGTCCTAACAGCTCGTCTGAATGGTCCATCGAAGGACGCCGGCTCGTTCCCTTGCTGCCGAGGCTGGTCCCTCAAACAGCTTTTACTGTCACTGCTAACGCGGTGGCCAGCGCCACGGCCAATCAGAACGCCTCCCTTCTGTTGCCGgctgaaacaggaaacaaagaag TGGTCGTATGTTACTCCTACACAAGCACCACCTGCACCTCCACCAACGCTACATCGACCAGCGGCGCGATGGGAGCAGCGGTGAAGTCACCACGACCACCCAGCCCCTCGTCCAACGTGGTGGTGCTGCCCAGCGGGAGCACGGTCTATGTGAAAA GTGTGAGTTGTTCTGACGAAGACGAGAAGCCTCGCAAGCGACGGCGAACCAACTCGTCCAGCTCGTCGCCGGTGATGCTGAAGGAGGTTTCCAAGATTTCTCCGCAGGTTTCCAAGAGCATCACGGTGCCAATGGGCAGCAGCCCCAAGATGAGCAACATCATGCAGAGCATCGCCAACTCGCTGCCGCCTCACCTGTCCCCCGTCAAGATCACCTTCACCAAGCCGACCATCCAGACCACCAACACCACTACGCAGAAG GTGATCATCGTGACGACTTCCCCGAGCTCCAACTTTGTGCCCAACATCCTGTCCAAGTCTCACGCCCACAACAACGCCGCCTTGTCCAAGCTGGGCGCCTCCACCATGCTGACCGCGCCCACGCAGAAACAGACGGTGGTGTTCCCCTCCACCAACCCCAACACCATCGCCGTGACATCAGTGGTCTCCTCCAGTCCGTCGGTGGTCATGTCAACGGTCGCACAAT TGTTCACTGCCGTAGGTTCTGGTTCTGCTGGAGTGAAGGTGGCGTCAGCCCGACTTCCTTCACCCAAGACACTGGTGGGCTCACCCACTCAAATCCTGGCCCAGTTCTCCAAACAGCACTCACCCAAACACCTGCAGCAGGGCTCGCCTTTAGGAGTCGCCGGCATCGGTCAGACCCAGACCACGTCCTGCTTAACTGGAACCAAGCCGACCATCCAGATCAAACAGGAGTCCG gagtgAAAATCATCACTCAGCAGGTTCAGCCCAGTAAAATCCTGCCCAAGCCGTCGTCAGTGGCTCTGTCCGGCAGCAGCTCGTCTCCCATCATGGTCGTCAGCAGCAACGGAGCCATCATGACCACCAAGCTGGTCACTCAGCCCACAG CTTCCCAGGGAACCTACACTCGACCCACTGTCGGCACCAACATCGGAGCAAGAATAACAGCCTCTGGCGGGGGGGCTACCTACGTGAAGACCACCAGCGGCAGCATCATCACCGTTGTGCCCAAGTCGCTGGCCACTCTGGGCGGGAAAATCATCAGCAGCAACATCGTGTCTG GCACGACGACGAAGATCACGACCATCCCCATGACGTCCAAACCGAACGTCATCGTGGTGCAGAAAACGACGGGAAAAGGAGCGACCATCCAGGGGCTGCCGGGCAAGAACGTGGTCACCACACTTTTAAATGCGGGG GGTGAGAAGAGCTTACAGGCCGTTCAAGGGACCAAACCAGCGATCATCACCGCCTCCAGACCCATCACCAAGATGATCGTCACCCAGCCCAAAGGCCTGAGCGCTGGATCCGTGGCCACCGCCACCAAGATCATCCCAACCAAGATCGTCTACGGCCAGCAGGGCAAGACGCAG GTTCTCATCAAGCCCAAGCCCGTTTTCCAGACGGCGGTGGTGAGCGAACAGACCAGGCAGCTGGTCACAGAGACGCTGCAGCAGGTGACGCGCGCCGCAGAGGTGGGTCATGTTCTGGCCTCCTGCTCGGACGGGTCCACGAAGGACGAGGTCGCCAGCTTCACGGAGGCGAGCAGCTTAGCAGGCGAGGCCTCACACGGCAGCGTTCAAG AAATGCACCCTGTAGTGCACGTGTTGTCCTCCAGAGAGCAGGATTGGACCGAGCAGGAAGTATCAGTGGAGTCCACTCCCACTATCATCTATCAGGAGGTGACAGCCGGGGAATCCCAGTCAGCGACCTCCACTATCAAAGCTCTGCTGGAGCTGCAACAAATTACTG tGAAGGAGAAGGGCGAGGCCAAACTGCGGCAGCACACTATCGACCTGAGCCAGCTGGCCGTGCCCATCCAGCTGACCCAGGAGAAGAGGCCCAGCGCCGAGTCGCCCAGACCCTCCACCTCAGAGGCGGAGCCCAGCACCGAGTTCCTTGCGACAG gtAAAGTCAGCAGAGTTGGCGAGGATCACAACTTCAAACCAGCCGCCGTCtcggcagcagctgcagcagctgcagcttcgcACGTCAGCCACATG GCGTCTGAAAGTAAAACTGTGTTGGAGGTGGGGGATCTGGAGGGCGACACCTTGGACCCTCAGACGGGCTTGTTCTACCGCTCCTCTCAACCAGCGGCAGATCCCGTGAAGCCAACTTCCAGCTCAGTAGGTGCTCAGCCGCCACCTTTGAGCCAGGCAGAGGCCGAGCAGAGCCGGCACACCTCCACCTCCGCCCAggtgccgccgccgccaccgccacctCAACTGCAGAGCAAACCTCAGATGAGCcagccctcctcttcctccactgccttcccctccaccccccctctgACCAAGAAACTCCCCAAACTACGAGAGCAGACTCTGCCCAAACCCCAGACCCTAACCCAGAGCCCTAAGGACAGACCGCTGCCTGCACCAGCCCAGTTAGTAGCCAAGGTCGTGACCCCGAGCCCGCCGACCAAGCTCCTGGTGACACCGCAGCTCCCCAAGCTCCAGCAAGCGCCCACGTCCCACCACAGACCCCTGCACACGCCCATGTCCCACCCTCCTCCACTGCAGGCGCACCACCCTGTCAGCACGGAAAAGACGGTGTCCAGTCAG CAGCCGATCATCACACAGAGCGCCACTGTCACCAAGATCACCTTCGGCAGTTCCCACCATTCATCGCCGGTCTTCAGCAGCGCAGAGGCCACGGCCAAACTGGTCCCCGAGTCCAGCTCCGGGCCCCCGGGAGCCAAACCCTCGGTGTCCGACATCCTGAAGATCTCTATGATGGAGGCGGAGATCGACCCGAGCACGGAGCCCATGGTGGTGGATTCCTCCAGCGACTGCGGCCCTCTGGGTAAAGCCCTGGCGGTGCAGGCTGTGTCCGGCACGCTGGACTCGGGCCAGTTCATCAGCAGCTCCGGGGCCGCCATGCATCACTCCCACGCCAAGACGCAGCAGTTCAGCTGCATGCCGGGCCTCACCGCACAGAGGAGCAAGGCAGACCTGGAGGTAATCGAG GTGATTCCTCAGTACTCCATCCTGCCGGACTCCAGCCAGTCCAACGTGGTGGTGGAGCCCAGCGGCTTCCTGGAGATCACCAACTACACCagccagcagctggaggaggacagCCCCATGGAGCAGGAGGTGGACAGCAGCAACGACGAGGCCGCGGCCGCCAGCCCCCCCGACCAGCCCTAG
- the emsy gene encoding BRCA2-interacting transcriptional repressor EMSY isoform X1: protein MPMIQLEKPVLTGTMPVVWPTILDLGRDECKRILRKLELEAYAGVISALRAQGDLTKEKKDLLGELTKILGISTERHRAEVRRAVNDERLTTIAYHMSGPNSSSEWSIEGRRLVPLLPRLVPQTAFTVTANAVASATANQNASLLLPAETGNKEVVVCYSYTSTTCTSTNATSTSGAMGAAVKSPRPPSPSSNVVVLPSGSTVYVKSVSCSDEDEKPRKRRRTNSSSSSPVMLKEVSKISPQVSKSITVPMGSSPKMSNIMQSIANSLPPHLSPVKITFTKPTIQTTNTTTQKVIIVTTSPSSNFVPNILSKSHAHNNAALSKLGASTMLTAPTQKQTVVFPSTNPNTIAVTSVVSSSPSVVMSTVAQLFTAVGSGSAGVKVASARLPSPKTLVGSPTQILAQFSKQHSPKHLQQGSPLGVAGIGQTQTTSCLTGTKPTIQIKQESGVKIITQQVQPSKILPKPSSVALSGSSSSPIMVVSSNGAIMTTKLVTQPTASQGTYTRPTVGTNIGARITASGGGATYVKTTSGSIITVVPKSLATLGGKIISSNIVSGTTTKITTIPMTSKPNVIVVQKTTGKGATIQGLPGKNVVTTLLNAGRHTCVSALPQGEKSLQAVQGTKPAIITASRPITKMIVTQPKGLSAGSVATATKIIPTKIVYGQQGKTQVLIKPKPVFQTAVVSEQTRQLVTETLQQVTRAAEVGHVLASCSDGSTKDEVASFTEASSLAGEASHGSVQEMHPVVHVLSSREQDWTEQEVSVESTPTIIYQEVTAGESQSATSTIKALLELQQITVKEKGEAKLRQHTIDLSQLAVPIQLTQEKRPSAESPRPSTSEAEPSTEFLATGKVSRVGEDHNFKPAAVSAAAAAAAASHVSHMASESKTVLEVGDLEGDTLDPQTGLFYRSSQPAADPVKPTSSSVGAQPPPLSQAEAEQSRHTSTSAQVPPPPPPPQLQSKPQMSQPSSSSTAFPSTPPLTKKLPKLREQTLPKPQTLTQSPKDRPLPAPAQLVAKVVTPSPPTKLLVTPQLPKLQQAPTSHHRPLHTPMSHPPPLQAHHPVSTEKTVSSQQPIITQSATVTKITFGSSHHSSPVFSSAEATAKLVPESSSGPPGAKPSVSDILKISMMEAEIDPSTEPMVVDSSSDCGPLGKALAVQAVSGTLDSGQFISSSGAAMHHSHAKTQQFSCMPGLTAQRSKADLEVIEVIPQYSILPDSSQSNVVVEPSGFLEITNYTSQQLEEDSPMEQEVDSSNDEAAAASPPDQP from the exons CCCATGATTCAGCTGGAGAAGCCAGTGCTGACTGGTACCATGCCAGTGGTATGGCCCACCATCCTTGACCTGGGCAGGGATGAGTGCAAAAGAATTCTCCGTAAACTGG AGCTGGAGGCCTACGCCGGGGTTATCAGCGCACTGAGAGCCCAGGGAGACCTGACCAAGGAGAAAAAGGATCTTCTAGGAGAACTCACTAAAATCCTCGG AATCTCAACTGAGCGCCATCGTGCAGAAGTTCGCCGGGCTGTCAATGATGAGCGCCTCACTACAATTGCTTATCA CATGTCCGGTCCTAACAGCTCGTCTGAATGGTCCATCGAAGGACGCCGGCTCGTTCCCTTGCTGCCGAGGCTGGTCCCTCAAACAGCTTTTACTGTCACTGCTAACGCGGTGGCCAGCGCCACGGCCAATCAGAACGCCTCCCTTCTGTTGCCGgctgaaacaggaaacaaagaag TGGTCGTATGTTACTCCTACACAAGCACCACCTGCACCTCCACCAACGCTACATCGACCAGCGGCGCGATGGGAGCAGCGGTGAAGTCACCACGACCACCCAGCCCCTCGTCCAACGTGGTGGTGCTGCCCAGCGGGAGCACGGTCTATGTGAAAA GTGTGAGTTGTTCTGACGAAGACGAGAAGCCTCGCAAGCGACGGCGAACCAACTCGTCCAGCTCGTCGCCGGTGATGCTGAAGGAGGTTTCCAAGATTTCTCCGCAGGTTTCCAAGAGCATCACGGTGCCAATGGGCAGCAGCCCCAAGATGAGCAACATCATGCAGAGCATCGCCAACTCGCTGCCGCCTCACCTGTCCCCCGTCAAGATCACCTTCACCAAGCCGACCATCCAGACCACCAACACCACTACGCAGAAG GTGATCATCGTGACGACTTCCCCGAGCTCCAACTTTGTGCCCAACATCCTGTCCAAGTCTCACGCCCACAACAACGCCGCCTTGTCCAAGCTGGGCGCCTCCACCATGCTGACCGCGCCCACGCAGAAACAGACGGTGGTGTTCCCCTCCACCAACCCCAACACCATCGCCGTGACATCAGTGGTCTCCTCCAGTCCGTCGGTGGTCATGTCAACGGTCGCACAAT TGTTCACTGCCGTAGGTTCTGGTTCTGCTGGAGTGAAGGTGGCGTCAGCCCGACTTCCTTCACCCAAGACACTGGTGGGCTCACCCACTCAAATCCTGGCCCAGTTCTCCAAACAGCACTCACCCAAACACCTGCAGCAGGGCTCGCCTTTAGGAGTCGCCGGCATCGGTCAGACCCAGACCACGTCCTGCTTAACTGGAACCAAGCCGACCATCCAGATCAAACAGGAGTCCG gagtgAAAATCATCACTCAGCAGGTTCAGCCCAGTAAAATCCTGCCCAAGCCGTCGTCAGTGGCTCTGTCCGGCAGCAGCTCGTCTCCCATCATGGTCGTCAGCAGCAACGGAGCCATCATGACCACCAAGCTGGTCACTCAGCCCACAG CTTCCCAGGGAACCTACACTCGACCCACTGTCGGCACCAACATCGGAGCAAGAATAACAGCCTCTGGCGGGGGGGCTACCTACGTGAAGACCACCAGCGGCAGCATCATCACCGTTGTGCCCAAGTCGCTGGCCACTCTGGGCGGGAAAATCATCAGCAGCAACATCGTGTCTG GCACGACGACGAAGATCACGACCATCCCCATGACGTCCAAACCGAACGTCATCGTGGTGCAGAAAACGACGGGAAAAGGAGCGACCATCCAGGGGCTGCCGGGCAAGAACGTGGTCACCACACTTTTAAATGCGGGG AGACATACGTGTGTTTCTGCTTTGCCTCAGGGTGAGAAGAGCTTACAGGCCGTTCAAGGGACCAAACCAGCGATCATCACCGCCTCCAGACCCATCACCAAGATGATCGTCACCCAGCCCAAAGGCCTGAGCGCTGGATCCGTGGCCACCGCCACCAAGATCATCCCAACCAAGATCGTCTACGGCCAGCAGGGCAAGACGCAG GTTCTCATCAAGCCCAAGCCCGTTTTCCAGACGGCGGTGGTGAGCGAACAGACCAGGCAGCTGGTCACAGAGACGCTGCAGCAGGTGACGCGCGCCGCAGAGGTGGGTCATGTTCTGGCCTCCTGCTCGGACGGGTCCACGAAGGACGAGGTCGCCAGCTTCACGGAGGCGAGCAGCTTAGCAGGCGAGGCCTCACACGGCAGCGTTCAAG AAATGCACCCTGTAGTGCACGTGTTGTCCTCCAGAGAGCAGGATTGGACCGAGCAGGAAGTATCAGTGGAGTCCACTCCCACTATCATCTATCAGGAGGTGACAGCCGGGGAATCCCAGTCAGCGACCTCCACTATCAAAGCTCTGCTGGAGCTGCAACAAATTACTG tGAAGGAGAAGGGCGAGGCCAAACTGCGGCAGCACACTATCGACCTGAGCCAGCTGGCCGTGCCCATCCAGCTGACCCAGGAGAAGAGGCCCAGCGCCGAGTCGCCCAGACCCTCCACCTCAGAGGCGGAGCCCAGCACCGAGTTCCTTGCGACAG gtAAAGTCAGCAGAGTTGGCGAGGATCACAACTTCAAACCAGCCGCCGTCtcggcagcagctgcagcagctgcagcttcgcACGTCAGCCACATG GCGTCTGAAAGTAAAACTGTGTTGGAGGTGGGGGATCTGGAGGGCGACACCTTGGACCCTCAGACGGGCTTGTTCTACCGCTCCTCTCAACCAGCGGCAGATCCCGTGAAGCCAACTTCCAGCTCAGTAGGTGCTCAGCCGCCACCTTTGAGCCAGGCAGAGGCCGAGCAGAGCCGGCACACCTCCACCTCCGCCCAggtgccgccgccgccaccgccacctCAACTGCAGAGCAAACCTCAGATGAGCcagccctcctcttcctccactgccttcccctccaccccccctctgACCAAGAAACTCCCCAAACTACGAGAGCAGACTCTGCCCAAACCCCAGACCCTAACCCAGAGCCCTAAGGACAGACCGCTGCCTGCACCAGCCCAGTTAGTAGCCAAGGTCGTGACCCCGAGCCCGCCGACCAAGCTCCTGGTGACACCGCAGCTCCCCAAGCTCCAGCAAGCGCCCACGTCCCACCACAGACCCCTGCACACGCCCATGTCCCACCCTCCTCCACTGCAGGCGCACCACCCTGTCAGCACGGAAAAGACGGTGTCCAGTCAG CAGCCGATCATCACACAGAGCGCCACTGTCACCAAGATCACCTTCGGCAGTTCCCACCATTCATCGCCGGTCTTCAGCAGCGCAGAGGCCACGGCCAAACTGGTCCCCGAGTCCAGCTCCGGGCCCCCGGGAGCCAAACCCTCGGTGTCCGACATCCTGAAGATCTCTATGATGGAGGCGGAGATCGACCCGAGCACGGAGCCCATGGTGGTGGATTCCTCCAGCGACTGCGGCCCTCTGGGTAAAGCCCTGGCGGTGCAGGCTGTGTCCGGCACGCTGGACTCGGGCCAGTTCATCAGCAGCTCCGGGGCCGCCATGCATCACTCCCACGCCAAGACGCAGCAGTTCAGCTGCATGCCGGGCCTCACCGCACAGAGGAGCAAGGCAGACCTGGAGGTAATCGAG GTGATTCCTCAGTACTCCATCCTGCCGGACTCCAGCCAGTCCAACGTGGTGGTGGAGCCCAGCGGCTTCCTGGAGATCACCAACTACACCagccagcagctggaggaggacagCCCCATGGAGCAGGAGGTGGACAGCAGCAACGACGAGGCCGCGGCCGCCAGCCCCCCCGACCAGCCCTAG